A region of the Muricauda sp. MAR_2010_75 genome:
AGTCCTCTTTTTGACTTGATCAATTAAAGCCTGAATCCCAATTCTGGGACTTGCATTGATGACCTGTAGGCCAAAATGCGCCAAAATGCGGTTTTCTCCAGTGATAGGTACGATGTCTGCCGCAATGGCCGTTGCCACCAAATCCAAATAGGGAATGAGGTCTTCCACAGTTTTTCCCTCTCGTGAGGCCAGTGCTTGAATCAATTTGAATCCAACCCCACATCCACAGAGCTCTTTGTAGGGATATGCACAATCTTCTTGTTTTGGGTCGAGAATGGCAACAGCTTCAGGAAGTTTATTGCCAGGTCTGTGGTGATCGCAAATGATAAAATCGATGCCCTTCTTCGCAGCATATGTTACTTTATCAATGGCCTTGATTCCACAGTCCAAAGCAATGATCAAGGAGATGTCATTATCCTCAGCAAAATCGATGCCTTGAAAAGAAACGCCATATCCTTCTTCGTACCTATCCGGGATATAGGTGGCCACATTGGGATAGCTGTCCTGCAAGAACGAAGCCACCAAAGCCACGGAGGTGGTTCCATCCACATCATAATCGCCATACACCAATATGTTTTCCTGATTTTTGATGGCTTGTTCAATCCGCTCCACCGCCTTTTGCATGTCTTTCATTAAAAAAGGATCGTGCAGATGGTCCAGTTCTGGCCGGAAAAAAAGTTTGGCCTCGTCATAATTATGAATGCCCCGTTGCAGGAGCAAGTGTGCCACTAAATCATCAACATTCAATTCCTTTGAAAGTTGGCTGATGGCTTCTTGTGTAGGTTTGGGTTTTAGGGTCCAACGCATTGTTCTTAAAGTTCAAGTGTAAAATTCAAGCTCAAGATAAAATTTGGAATTACTTCTTGTTTTTGATTATTGTAGCAGTGATTTTGATCAATTGTTCAACTTCATCCAGTAAACTTATTCGCAATTCTTTGTTACCATACTCTATTCTATTCAAAATATTTAGGTTTACCCTTGATTCTTTCAATTCCCTTAATGATATGGTGGCCCTGTGTACATAATCTTTATCTGTATTTGTTCCTTGGGCCTCACCAAAATTCAAAGCGGCTCCACCTGCAGAGCGAAGCAATTGATTTCCGTAATATTGACCTGTAAAATCGTTGGATAAATCTTGGCAAAAGGAAGCAATACTGGCTGCCAAATCAACAAACCTTTCCTCTAAATCAAACTTTTTCTGTGTCATAAACCATTTTGATATGATTTTGAGGTTGACCCAATAAATATAAACGATTTACCTGAATTTGAGTTTTGTATTAAAACTTTATGCTTGTTCCTGAGCTTGAGCTTGAATTTTGTACTTGATACCTATTTATGGTGATACAGAATCTTGATCTCCAACTTAGCAAACTGTCTGAACATTTCCATAACACCACAATATTTTTCTACGGATAGATCCACCGCTTTTTGCAATTTGTCCTCCTTGAGATTTGAACCCATGAAGTGGTACTCCACAGTTACCGAGTCATAATATTTGGGATGTTCTTCGGTAAGGTTGGCAATGGTTTCAATGGAAAAATCATCTACCTCCAGTTTCATTTTCTTTATCAACGAAGCAACATCCAATCCCGAGCATCCAGCCAGTGCCGAAAGCATCAAGGCTTTGGGTCGCAATCCAGCGCCTGAACCTCCACTTTCTGGTCCTGCATCAATTCTTACGGTATGTCCAGAAGGATTATTGCTTTCAAAGGCCATTTCGCCCAACCATTTGGTGGTAATGTGATTTGTCATACAATCAAATTTTTGTTTCTTGTAGTATATCAAAAATACGATTTAAAATCGCACTTATGGCCTTAGTAACTTCCCTTGACCCCAATCACGATCCAGAAACCCAACAGTTGGCTGAATTTTTCAATGAAACCCTTGGTTTTTGTCCAAACTCCGTGTTGACCATGCAGCACCGCCCTGCCATTTCAAAGGCGTTTATTAACCTCAATAAGGCAGTCATGGCCAATGAGGGGCGAGTTACCTCGGCCTTAAAACGAATGATTGCCTGGGTGAGCAGCAATGCAACGGGATGCCGGTATTGTCAGGCCCATGCCATTAGGGCAGCGGAACGATACGGCGCAGAACAGGAACAATTAAACAATATTTGGGAGTACCGAACCCATTCTGCTTTTTCAGAAGCGGAACGAGCTGCACTCGATTTTTCTCTGGTGGCTTCTCAAGTACCCAATGCGGTGAATGCCGAAATCAAGGAGCGACTGTATCAACATTGGAATGAAGGTGAAATTGTGGAAATGTTGGGGGTGATTTCCCTATTCGGATATCTCAACCGTTGGAATGATTCCATGGGAACTTCCATTGAAACCGGGGCTGTGGAAAGCGCCAATCAGTATTTGGGAAAACACGGCTGGGAAAAGGGGAAGCATGATGGGTCTAGATACTAGATTTAGATGTGAGACGTAAGCCTCCCCAAAACCTTTTCCTGCAATTCTGGCAAAACCTCTTCTTCAAACCACGGATTTTTGCTCAACCAAAACCGATTTCTAGGAGATGGGTGGGGCAGCACTACATAGTTGGGCAAGTAGCTTTTATGGTTCCGAACAGTCTCA
Encoded here:
- a CDS encoding four helix bundle protein produces the protein MTQKKFDLEERFVDLAASIASFCQDLSNDFTGQYYGNQLLRSAGGAALNFGEAQGTNTDKDYVHRATISLRELKESRVNLNILNRIEYGNKELRISLLDEVEQLIKITATIIKNKK
- a CDS encoding OsmC family protein, producing the protein MTNHITTKWLGEMAFESNNPSGHTVRIDAGPESGGSGAGLRPKALMLSALAGCSGLDVASLIKKMKLEVDDFSIETIANLTEEHPKYYDSVTVEYHFMGSNLKEDKLQKAVDLSVEKYCGVMEMFRQFAKLEIKILYHHK
- a CDS encoding carboxymuconolactone decarboxylase family protein, encoding MALVTSLDPNHDPETQQLAEFFNETLGFCPNSVLTMQHRPAISKAFINLNKAVMANEGRVTSALKRMIAWVSSNATGCRYCQAHAIRAAERYGAEQEQLNNIWEYRTHSAFSEAERAALDFSLVASQVPNAVNAEIKERLYQHWNEGEIVEMLGVISLFGYLNRWNDSMGTSIETGAVESANQYLGKHGWEKGKHDGSRY